A portion of the Saccharospirillaceae bacterium genome contains these proteins:
- a CDS encoding phosphoglycerate kinase: MTVLKMTDLDLNGKRVLIREDLNVPVKDGKVTSDVRIRASLPTIQHALEAGAKVIVMSHLGRPTEGEYEEKFSMQPVADHLSGLLGRDVDVVKDFKAGVEVAAGELVLLDNVRFNKGEKKDEDELAKAYAELCDVFVMDAFGTAHRAQASTHGVAKFAPVACAGPLLAAELDALGKALDNPARPLVAIVGGSKVSTKLEVLESLSDICDQIIVGGGIANTFLAAAGKPVGKSLCENDLIPNAKALMEKVSIPVPTDVVCGKEFSETAEATLKSADDVAEDDMIFDIGPDSAKALAEQLKEAKTIIWNGPVGVFEFDQFGEGTKALSLAIADSDGFSIAGGGDTLAAVDKYEIADKVSYISTGGGAFLEFVEGKTLPAVAILEQRAK, encoded by the coding sequence ATGACTGTATTAAAAATGACTGATCTGGACCTGAATGGAAAACGTGTCCTGATTCGTGAGGATTTAAACGTGCCGGTTAAAGACGGCAAAGTGACCTCTGACGTTCGTATTCGTGCGTCTTTGCCGACGATTCAGCACGCGCTGGAAGCCGGTGCCAAAGTTATCGTAATGTCTCATTTGGGTCGTCCAACGGAAGGTGAATACGAAGAGAAATTCTCCATGCAGCCGGTTGCTGATCACTTGTCGGGTTTGCTGGGTCGTGATGTTGATGTCGTTAAAGATTTTAAAGCCGGTGTTGAAGTGGCTGCAGGTGAACTGGTTCTGTTAGACAACGTTCGTTTCAACAAAGGCGAGAAGAAAGACGAAGACGAGCTGGCGAAAGCGTACGCTGAGCTGTGTGATGTGTTTGTGATGGATGCGTTTGGCACGGCTCACCGTGCACAGGCATCAACTCACGGTGTTGCTAAGTTTGCACCGGTTGCCTGCGCAGGCCCGCTGTTGGCAGCTGAACTGGATGCGTTAGGTAAAGCGCTGGATAATCCGGCTCGTCCGCTGGTGGCTATTGTCGGTGGCTCCAAGGTTTCGACCAAGTTGGAAGTGCTGGAAAGCCTGTCAGATATCTGTGACCAGATTATTGTCGGTGGTGGTATTGCCAATACTTTCCTGGCCGCTGCAGGCAAACCGGTTGGTAAGTCTCTGTGTGAAAACGACCTGATTCCGAACGCCAAAGCGTTGATGGAAAAAGTATCCATCCCGGTTCCGACCGATGTTGTGTGCGGTAAAGAATTCTCTGAAACGGCTGAAGCAACGCTGAAGTCTGCGGATGACGTGGCTGAAGACGATATGATTTTCGATATCGGTCCTGATTCAGCGAAGGCTCTGGCAGAACAGCTGAAAGAAGCAAAAACCATCATCTGGAATGGCCCTGTCGGTGTATTCGAATTCGACCAGTTCGGCGAGGGCACTAAAGCGCTGTCTCTGGCGATCGCTGATTCTGATGGTTTCTCCATCGCTGGTGGCGGTGACACGTTAGCGGCAGTGGATAAGTATGAAATTGCCGATAAAGTGTCTTATATTTCTACTGGCGGAGGTGCTTTCCTGGAATTCGTTGAAGGCAAAACACTGCCAGCCGTTGCTATCCTGGAGCAACGCGCTAAATAA
- a CDS encoding fructose bisphosphate aldolase — MASSAQQAMLEKVIRQNGFVAALDQSGGSTPKALKLYGVEESEYDGDEAMFAKVHEMRTRIITDPAFDGQRVLGAILFENTLDRDIEGKSSAHYLWQVKQVVPFLKVDKGLADEADGVQLMKLMPELDQLLAKANTQDVFGTKTRSVIKHANAEGVKAVVAQQFEVAKQITAAGLVPIIEPEVDINCPEKAEAEALLKQALLDNLQQLNADQKVMLKVTLPEQPNFYNECIEQANVIKVVALSGGYSRDESNTRLSNNSGMIASFSRALTQGLSAQQNDADFNNTLNKTIESIYQASIAG, encoded by the coding sequence ATGGCCTCATCAGCACAGCAAGCCATGCTGGAAAAAGTCATCCGTCAAAATGGATTTGTTGCCGCACTGGATCAAAGTGGTGGCAGCACACCCAAAGCGTTAAAGCTGTATGGTGTTGAAGAGTCGGAATATGATGGCGATGAAGCCATGTTTGCCAAAGTTCACGAGATGCGCACCCGCATCATCACAGATCCGGCATTTGATGGTCAGCGTGTATTAGGCGCCATTCTGTTTGAGAATACGCTGGATCGCGACATTGAAGGAAAATCGTCTGCCCACTATTTATGGCAGGTGAAACAGGTTGTGCCGTTTCTGAAAGTAGACAAAGGTCTGGCCGATGAAGCCGACGGCGTTCAGCTGATGAAGCTTATGCCAGAGCTGGATCAACTGTTGGCCAAAGCCAACACTCAGGATGTATTTGGTACCAAAACGCGCTCTGTAATCAAACACGCCAATGCCGAGGGTGTCAAAGCAGTCGTCGCGCAACAGTTTGAAGTAGCAAAACAAATCACCGCTGCGGGCCTGGTGCCGATTATCGAACCGGAAGTCGATATCAACTGCCCAGAAAAAGCCGAAGCGGAAGCACTGCTGAAACAAGCGTTACTGGACAACCTACAGCAGCTTAACGCAGATCAGAAAGTGATGTTGAAGGTCACCCTGCCTGAACAGCCTAACTTCTATAACGAGTGCATCGAGCAGGCGAACGTCATTAAAGTCGTTGCACTCTCCGGTGGTTACAGCCGTGACGAATCCAATACTCGCCTGAGCAATAACTCAGGCATGATTGCCAGCTTCTCCCGCGCATTAACTCAGGGGCTTTCTGCTCAACAAAACGATGCGGATTTTAACAACACGCTGAACAAGACCATCGAATCGATTTATCAGGCTTCCATCGCCGGTTGA
- a CDS encoding ankyrin repeat domain-containing protein — translation MARFSISVGLLSRLLCIALIAITTGCASVRQPAEFTIVKTGYMPDLDAVLVDEERLHKRDPFGRTLLHQAVLSSSRMIEPLINAGIDVNVTDKRGMTPLHLAVLNRPDSISRLLPFNPDFNLASTKSIACTARKRSKIGLTVNQLIEFCGLNRAAGIVASYRSDQALWQQARLKDSYESYQKYLDNMPRGSYRETALERQELALENLEKTLEQNETCPITDSEYYLLTDSCKDGLAHGPGEAKTPLGKRFVGTFHHGDMHHGKMYAEGTLVWDGPIVEGIPHGKGVCRYNEEMEVCETYEGKRIDVLFKQRLLMVQQMEMMQAQMDGLRRDVRASSYQTAQSSDVDSEYLVDLFSDDKNKRTVAQVRAAVDLFSFLIKNTREKK, via the coding sequence ATGGCACGCTTCTCCATCTCCGTAGGCTTACTCTCGCGATTGCTTTGCATCGCTCTGATCGCAATTACCACAGGCTGTGCTTCGGTACGTCAGCCAGCCGAATTCACCATTGTGAAAACCGGATATATGCCGGATCTGGATGCTGTGCTGGTGGATGAGGAACGTCTGCACAAGCGTGACCCGTTTGGGCGTACACTGCTGCATCAGGCGGTGTTATCCAGCAGCCGGATGATTGAACCCCTTATTAATGCCGGCATCGATGTGAATGTGACTGACAAGCGTGGCATGACGCCGTTGCACCTGGCGGTGCTCAACAGACCCGACTCGATCTCGCGGTTATTGCCGTTTAACCCAGACTTCAATCTGGCATCAACCAAGTCGATTGCGTGTACGGCAAGAAAACGCAGTAAAATTGGTCTGACGGTTAACCAGCTGATTGAATTCTGTGGCCTGAACCGAGCTGCCGGTATTGTCGCCAGTTACCGCAGCGATCAGGCGTTATGGCAACAGGCACGTTTAAAAGACAGCTACGAAAGTTATCAGAAATATCTCGATAATATGCCGCGCGGCAGCTATCGCGAAACAGCCCTTGAGCGCCAGGAACTGGCTCTGGAAAATCTGGAAAAAACGCTGGAACAGAATGAGACTTGCCCGATTACCGACAGTGAATATTATCTACTGACGGACTCTTGTAAAGACGGCCTGGCGCACGGTCCGGGTGAAGCAAAAACACCGTTAGGTAAACGTTTTGTTGGTACTTTTCACCATGGGGATATGCACCATGGAAAAATGTACGCCGAAGGAACATTGGTGTGGGACGGCCCAATTGTTGAAGGAATTCCCCATGGCAAAGGTGTCTGCCGATATAATGAGGAAATGGAAGTCTGTGAGACCTACGAAGGCAAACGAATTGATGTGTTATTTAAGCAGCGCTTGTTGATGGTTCAACAAATGGAGATGATGCAAGCGCAGATGGATGGTTTGCGTCGCGACGTTCGTGCTTCATCTTATCAAACAGCACAATCATCAGATGTTGATAGTGAATATTTGGTTGATTTGTTCAGTGACGACAAAAATAAACGCACGGTAGCGCAGGTTCGTGCTGCGGTTGATCTGTTTTCATTCCTGATTAAAAATACACGAGAAAAGAAGTGA